From the genome of Actinacidiphila yeochonensis CN732, one region includes:
- a CDS encoding Lrp/AsnC family transcriptional regulator, whose translation MEELDRRIVELLVADGRMSYTDLGKATGLSTSAVHQRVRRLEQRGVIRGYAAVIDPDAVGLSLTAFISVKPFDPSAPDDIAERLTEVPEIEACHSVAGDENYILKVRVSAPMELEHLLSRIRTLAGVSTRTTVVLSTAYEARPPRI comes from the coding sequence GTGGAGGAGCTGGACCGTCGCATCGTTGAACTGCTCGTCGCCGACGGGCGGATGAGCTACACCGACCTGGGCAAGGCCACCGGCCTGTCCACGTCCGCCGTGCACCAGCGGGTGCGCCGGCTGGAGCAGCGCGGCGTGATCCGCGGCTACGCGGCGGTCATCGACCCCGACGCGGTGGGGCTGTCGCTGACCGCCTTCATCTCGGTGAAGCCGTTCGATCCGAGCGCCCCCGACGACATCGCGGAGCGGCTGACCGAGGTCCCCGAGATCGAGGCGTGCCACAGCGTGGCCGGCGACGAGAACTACATCCTCAAGGTCCGCGTCTCCGCGCCCATGGAGCTGGAGCACCTGCTCAGCCGCATCCGCACCCTCGCCGGCGTCTCCACCCGCACCACCGTGGTGCTCTCCACCGCGTACGAGGCCCGCCCGCCGCGGATCTGA
- a CDS encoding PaaX family transcriptional regulator — protein MKPRQLVFELFGDYLRHRTGEVRLRGLVAVMACFGIPDTTVRVVVARMRKEGLLAARREGRETVYSLTDAGRELLEERGERIFGRAPAPWDGRWHLVTYSVPETERLLREHLRRKLARHGFGALSPALWVNPHDRTEPVLAAFADQPAVRLDVFRSDAAGPEADRSIAARAWDLAALDRAYASLLAAHTPALAALRGGGTAGRTALTERVTLIHDFRPIVFTDPDLPPELLPADWHGGAARAMFLESLAHSREPAHAFADELVASA, from the coding sequence GTGAAGCCACGGCAGCTGGTCTTCGAGCTGTTCGGCGACTACCTGCGGCACCGCACCGGTGAGGTGCGGCTGCGGGGACTGGTCGCCGTCATGGCCTGCTTCGGCATCCCGGACACGACCGTCCGCGTGGTCGTGGCGCGGATGCGGAAGGAGGGACTGCTCGCGGCGCGGCGGGAGGGCAGGGAGACCGTCTACTCGCTCACCGACGCGGGCCGGGAACTGCTGGAGGAGCGCGGCGAGCGGATCTTCGGCCGGGCGCCCGCACCCTGGGACGGCCGCTGGCACCTCGTCACCTACTCGGTGCCCGAGACAGAACGGCTCCTCCGGGAGCATCTGCGCCGGAAGCTGGCCCGCCACGGGTTCGGTGCGCTCTCCCCGGCGCTGTGGGTCAACCCGCACGACCGCACGGAGCCCGTCCTGGCCGCCTTCGCCGATCAGCCCGCCGTCAGGCTGGACGTCTTCCGCTCCGACGCCGCCGGGCCGGAGGCCGATCGGAGCATCGCCGCCCGGGCCTGGGACCTGGCGGCCCTGGACCGCGCCTACGCGTCACTGCTCGCGGCGCACACCCCGGCGCTGGCGGCGCTCCGCGGCGGCGGCACGGCGGGCCGGACGGCTCTGACGGAGCGCGTCACCCTGATCCACGACTTCCGCCCGATCGTCTTCACCGACCCCGACCTGCCGCCCGAGCTGCTGCCCGCCGACTGGCACGGCGGCGCGGCCCGCGCGATGTTCCTCGAATCGCTCGCCCACTCCCGCGAACCGGCCCACGCCTTCGCCGACGAACTCGTCGCGAGCGCCTGA
- a CDS encoding carboxypeptidase regulatory-like domain-containing protein — MTEPSHAAPRIRPGRTLAETLWFPAALFLGFLFCFAPALHSPAPHHARVAVAGSASQVASDLRRQYPGGFEVSSVSDAAAARQAVLDRDAAAGLVTGDSPVLYVATADGASLSQKMGAIMTAVAAGHGQKLTVRDVVPTTAGDPLGTSAVYLAIAWSVPGYLLATALLRAVAFDRRRRFLVVLGVAALFSAAGSAVSAGLGYLPVTPSTMGIAFLLTTAVATAASGLAPFTRQFFPAVGMGMFIVLSIPTSGGPAPAPLLPPVFRFLHSVMPLGNAVDALRGTVYFDGAGTLKPVLVLLGWIAAGAGLMALDALLHHRRDARDAARRDLAAREGVPDVPDVAEIAQSAGFAQSAESAGFAEPAEPPADDPALDYPAPTALPAHRHHFGEREPDLVGTVHGAGLGPVRHAAVTVVDGHGRRLVRTTTDEDGGYALAGLPEGHLIIIASAAGRTPAVQRRHLRPGAVVQADFALDGATGVAGATGATGATVS; from the coding sequence ATGACCGAGCCGTCGCACGCCGCCCCCCGGATACGTCCGGGCCGGACCCTCGCGGAGACCCTCTGGTTCCCGGCGGCTCTCTTCCTCGGCTTCCTCTTCTGCTTCGCCCCGGCGCTGCACTCGCCGGCACCCCACCACGCCCGGGTCGCCGTCGCCGGCTCCGCGTCGCAGGTCGCCTCGGACCTGCGGCGGCAGTACCCCGGCGGGTTCGAGGTCTCCTCGGTGTCCGACGCGGCGGCGGCCCGGCAGGCGGTGCTCGACCGTGACGCGGCGGCGGGCCTGGTGACCGGCGACTCCCCCGTGCTGTACGTGGCCACGGCGGACGGGGCGTCGCTCTCCCAGAAGATGGGCGCGATCATGACCGCGGTCGCCGCCGGGCACGGGCAGAAGCTCACCGTGCGGGACGTCGTCCCCACGACCGCCGGAGACCCGCTGGGCACGTCCGCGGTCTACCTCGCCATCGCCTGGAGCGTCCCCGGCTACCTCCTGGCGACGGCGCTGCTGCGGGCCGTCGCCTTCGACCGGCGGCGCAGGTTCCTCGTCGTCCTCGGCGTCGCCGCCCTGTTCAGCGCCGCCGGCTCGGCCGTCAGCGCGGGGCTGGGCTACCTGCCCGTGACGCCGTCGACGATGGGCATCGCCTTCCTGCTCACCACCGCCGTCGCCACCGCGGCCTCGGGACTGGCGCCCTTCACCCGGCAGTTCTTCCCGGCGGTCGGCATGGGGATGTTCATCGTGCTGAGCATCCCCACCAGCGGCGGGCCCGCCCCGGCGCCGCTGCTGCCGCCCGTCTTCCGGTTCCTGCACTCCGTCATGCCGCTCGGCAACGCCGTCGACGCGCTGCGGGGGACGGTCTACTTCGACGGGGCGGGGACGCTCAAACCCGTCCTCGTCCTGCTCGGGTGGATCGCGGCCGGCGCCGGCCTGATGGCCCTGGACGCGCTGCTGCACCACCGCCGCGACGCCCGGGACGCCGCGCGGCGGGACCTCGCGGCGCGGGAGGGGGTCCCGGACGTCCCGGACGTCGCGGAGATCGCACAGAGCGCGGGCTTCGCACAGAGCGCGGAGAGCGCGGGCTTCGCGGAGCCCGCGGAGCCGCCGGCGGACGATCCGGCCCTGGACTATCCCGCCCCCACAGCCCTGCCGGCACACCGCCACCACTTCGGGGAACGCGAACCGGACCTGGTGGGCACCGTGCACGGCGCCGGTCTCGGTCCCGTCCGCCACGCCGCGGTCACCGTCGTGGACGGCCACGGGCGCCGGCTGGTCCGGACCACCACCGACGAGGACGGCGGGTATGCGCTGGCCGGGCTGCCCGAGGGCCACCTGATCATCATCGCGTCCGCGGCGGGGCGGACACCCGCGGTCCAGCGCAGGCACCTGCGACCGGGAGCGGTGGTCCAGGCCGACTTCGCGCTGGACGGAGCGACCGGAGTTGCCGGAGCGACCGGAGCGACCGGAGCGACCGTGTCCTGA
- a CDS encoding putative bifunctional diguanylate cyclase/phosphodiesterase, translating to MNSTAGDGPEPTGAVAEPLDGLRRFAAIWSRAVYPATATSMNREEFEAHLVPLAGLLREALNATPFEPRAAVPVGAALVDAHCTDPDALPSILGVIDAYLVLYCPPGPALTAEDARARCARLQHSVAYGFAQALRERTLAEQEAISRAALAAQSEAERALAASEARFRAVFEGAAIGIGIAELDGRVVEVNGALARMFGGEHHLRGRTVADLAHPANPPDATDLNGALVRGERDSYHLDKVFPRADGSALWGNLRVSLLRDAAGRPQYQLALLEDVTERRRLLDRLRHQATHDALTGLPNRALFFERLGKALTDTGTGAERRIGVCYLDLDGFKAVNDSLGHAVGDRLLVAVAERLAGCLTDTDQIVARIGGDEFVALYADPPCQDAVTALADRILDALSAPLLLDGRELPVHGSIGIVYGPVAGRAAADVLRSADITMYRAKELGGSRYEIADPDADARAITRHGLTNRLPGALERGEFFIEYQPLIGLGDGRVHGAEALVRWCHPAHGVLGPDQFIPLAERTGQIVPLGRWVLLEAARQARAWHDEYGPESWRRVNVNLSPIQLHQGDLAGEVARVLDETGLAPQALCLEVTESALIGAEPDTVKPLRQIAELGVEIALDDFGTGYSNLSSLRWLPVSVLKLDRAFSRGMRRKPADPLDLKIVEGIVSLAHGLGLSVTVEGVETGAQAEQLRLLGCDTAQGWYFGRPGPPDRLASLALAQTV from the coding sequence GTGAACTCCACCGCGGGCGACGGCCCGGAACCCACCGGAGCGGTCGCCGAACCCCTCGACGGGCTGCGCCGGTTCGCGGCCATCTGGAGCCGCGCGGTCTACCCGGCGACCGCCACGTCCATGAACCGCGAGGAGTTCGAGGCCCACCTCGTCCCGCTCGCCGGCCTGCTGCGCGAGGCGCTGAACGCCACCCCCTTCGAGCCGAGGGCCGCCGTCCCGGTCGGCGCCGCGCTGGTCGACGCCCACTGCACCGACCCCGACGCGCTGCCCAGCATCCTCGGCGTCATCGACGCCTACCTGGTGCTGTACTGCCCGCCGGGCCCGGCGCTCACCGCGGAGGACGCGCGCGCCCGCTGCGCCCGCCTCCAGCACAGCGTGGCCTACGGCTTCGCCCAGGCGCTGCGCGAACGCACCCTCGCCGAGCAGGAGGCGATCTCCCGCGCCGCCCTCGCCGCCCAGTCCGAGGCCGAACGCGCGCTGGCCGCCAGCGAGGCCCGCTTCCGCGCGGTCTTCGAGGGGGCCGCCATCGGCATCGGCATCGCCGAACTCGACGGCCGGGTCGTGGAGGTCAACGGCGCCCTCGCCAGGATGTTCGGCGGCGAGCACCACCTGCGCGGCCGTACCGTCGCCGACCTCGCCCACCCCGCGAACCCGCCCGACGCCACCGACCTCAACGGCGCGCTCGTACGGGGCGAACGCGACAGCTACCACCTGGACAAGGTCTTCCCGCGGGCCGACGGCTCGGCGCTGTGGGGCAACCTGAGGGTGTCGCTGCTGCGCGACGCGGCCGGCCGCCCCCAGTACCAGCTCGCGCTGCTGGAGGACGTCACCGAGCGCCGCCGCCTGCTGGACCGGCTGCGCCACCAGGCCACCCACGACGCGCTGACGGGGCTGCCCAACCGCGCCCTGTTCTTCGAACGCCTCGGCAAGGCCCTCACCGACACAGGCACCGGCGCCGAACGCCGGATCGGCGTCTGCTACCTCGACCTGGACGGCTTCAAGGCGGTCAACGACAGCCTCGGCCACGCCGTCGGCGACCGGCTGCTGGTCGCCGTCGCCGAGCGCCTCGCCGGCTGCCTCACCGACACCGACCAGATCGTCGCCCGCATCGGCGGCGACGAGTTCGTCGCCCTCTACGCCGACCCGCCCTGCCAGGACGCGGTCACCGCCCTCGCCGACCGCATCCTGGACGCGCTGTCCGCCCCGCTGCTGCTGGACGGCCGCGAACTGCCGGTGCACGGCAGCATCGGCATCGTCTACGGGCCGGTGGCCGGCCGTGCCGCCGCCGACGTGCTGCGCAGCGCCGACATCACCATGTACCGGGCCAAGGAACTCGGCGGCAGCCGCTACGAGATCGCCGACCCCGACGCGGACGCCCGTGCCATCACCCGGCACGGCCTGACCAACCGGCTGCCCGGAGCCCTCGAACGCGGCGAGTTCTTCATCGAGTACCAGCCGCTGATCGGCCTGGGCGACGGCCGGGTGCACGGCGCCGAGGCCCTGGTGCGCTGGTGCCACCCCGCGCACGGGGTGCTCGGCCCGGACCAGTTCATACCGCTGGCCGAACGCACCGGCCAGATCGTGCCGCTGGGCCGCTGGGTGCTCCTGGAGGCGGCCCGGCAGGCCCGCGCCTGGCACGACGAGTACGGGCCCGAGTCCTGGCGCCGGGTCAACGTCAACCTCTCACCCATCCAGCTCCACCAGGGCGACCTGGCCGGGGAGGTGGCGCGGGTACTGGACGAGACCGGCCTCGCCCCGCAGGCGCTGTGCCTGGAGGTCACCGAGAGCGCGCTGATCGGCGCCGAGCCGGACACCGTCAAACCACTGCGGCAGATCGCCGAACTCGGCGTCGAGATCGCCCTGGACGACTTCGGCACCGGCTACTCCAACCTCTCCTCGCTGCGGTGGCTGCCGGTCAGCGTCCTCAAGCTCGACCGCGCCTTCAGCCGCGGCATGCGGCGCAAGCCCGCCGACCCGCTGGACCTGAAGATCGTCGAGGGCATCGTCTCCCTCGCCCACGGCCTGGGCCTGTCGGTCACCGTGGAGGGCGTCGAGACCGGCGCCCAGGCGGAGCAGCTCCGCCTGCTCGGCTGCGACACCGCCCAGGGCTGGTACTTCGGCCGCCCCGGCCCGCCGGACCGCCTCGCCAGCCTGGCCCTCGCCCAGACGGTCTGA
- a CDS encoding acyl-CoA dehydrogenase family protein, which yields MPQQGPPPVVRQLPTEESRALLALTRDLAQREIAPAAAAEEEEGRFPRETFRLIGRSGLLGLPYGEEHGGGGQPYEVYLQVLEELAAARLTVGLGVSVHTLACHALAGSGSKQQRADHLPAMLGGELLGAYCLSEPGAGSDAASLTTRAVRSGDRWTIDGTKAWITHGGVADFYTVLARTGGPGAHGVSAFLVPGDAPGLSAAAPERKMGLKGSPTAQVHFDGVVVGDERRIGEEGQGFALALAALDAGRLGIAACAVGVAQAALDAAVAYAGERRQFGRPVGDFQGLRFLLADMATRIEAGRALYLAAARLRDTGQPFSRQAAMAKLFCTDAAMQVTTDAVQVLGGYGYTADFPVERYLREAKVLQIVEGTNQIQRVVVARSLLGPESAA from the coding sequence ATGCCGCAGCAAGGCCCCCCGCCGGTCGTCCGGCAGCTGCCCACCGAAGAGTCCCGCGCGCTGCTGGCGCTCACCCGGGACCTCGCCCAGCGCGAGATCGCGCCCGCGGCCGCCGCGGAGGAGGAGGAAGGGCGCTTCCCGCGCGAGACCTTCCGCCTGATCGGCCGCTCCGGCCTGCTCGGCCTGCCCTACGGGGAGGAGCACGGCGGCGGGGGCCAGCCCTACGAGGTCTACCTCCAGGTGCTGGAGGAGCTGGCGGCGGCCCGGCTGACGGTCGGCCTGGGCGTCAGCGTGCACACCCTGGCCTGCCACGCGCTCGCCGGCTCCGGGAGCAAGCAGCAGCGGGCCGACCACCTCCCCGCCATGCTCGGCGGCGAACTCCTCGGCGCCTACTGCCTGTCCGAACCCGGTGCGGGCTCCGACGCCGCCAGTCTGACCACCAGGGCCGTACGCTCCGGCGACCGGTGGACGATCGACGGCACCAAGGCGTGGATCACCCACGGCGGGGTCGCCGACTTCTACACCGTGCTGGCCCGTACCGGCGGCCCCGGCGCCCACGGCGTGTCCGCCTTCCTCGTGCCCGGCGACGCCCCCGGTCTGAGCGCGGCCGCGCCCGAGCGCAAGATGGGCCTGAAGGGGTCGCCCACCGCGCAGGTCCACTTCGACGGCGTCGTGGTCGGCGACGAGCGGCGGATCGGCGAGGAGGGCCAGGGCTTCGCCCTGGCTCTGGCCGCCCTGGACGCGGGCCGGCTCGGCATCGCCGCCTGCGCGGTCGGCGTCGCCCAGGCCGCCCTCGACGCGGCCGTCGCGTACGCCGGGGAGCGGCGCCAGTTCGGCCGTCCCGTCGGGGACTTCCAGGGGCTGAGGTTCCTGCTCGCCGACATGGCCACCCGGATCGAGGCCGGCCGCGCCCTCTACCTCGCGGCGGCCCGGCTGCGCGACACCGGGCAGCCGTTCAGCCGGCAGGCGGCCATGGCCAAGCTCTTCTGCACCGACGCGGCGATGCAGGTCACCACCGACGCCGTCCAGGTCCTCGGCGGGTACGGCTACACCGCCGACTTCCCGGTGGAGCGCTACCTCCGCGAGGCGAAGGTGCTCCAGATCGTCGAGGGCACCAACCAGATCCAGCGGGTGGTGGTCGCCCGCTCACTGCTCGGCCCCGAGTCCGCGGCCTGA